In Salisediminibacterium beveridgei, one DNA window encodes the following:
- the flgD gene encoding flagellar hook assembly protein FlgD — MPINPTGNSNSLFYEDFVKEQEAKGTGNQDMGKDAFLKLLITQLQNQDPLEPMEDKEFIAQMANFTSLEQMTNMNENMSKFIENQQQGQFFSHSDMIGKSVEWQEEVETEDGNKRMETMEAIVQAVKFKNGAATILTRSGEELSVDDIQKIAQPEEGEANT; from the coding sequence ATGCCCATTAATCCAACAGGAAATTCAAACAGTCTATTTTATGAAGACTTCGTTAAAGAACAAGAAGCAAAAGGAACTGGTAATCAGGATATGGGAAAGGATGCTTTTTTGAAACTCCTTATCACCCAGCTGCAAAACCAGGATCCACTTGAACCGATGGAGGATAAAGAATTTATCGCACAGATGGCGAATTTCACTTCTTTGGAACAAATGACGAATATGAATGAGAACATGTCCAAGTTCATTGAAAACCAGCAACAGGGTCAATTTTTCTCACACAGCGACATGATCGGTAAATCTGTTGAATGGCAGGAGGAAGTTGAGACAGAAGACGGCAATAAACGGATGGAAACGATGGAAGCGATCGTTCAAGCTGTGAAATTCAAGAATGGTGCAGCAACAATTTTAACCCGAAGCGGTGAGGAACTGAGTGTCGATGACATACAGAAGATTGCACAGCCTGAAGAAGGTGAGGCGAATACCTGA
- the fliP gene encoding flagellar type III secretion system pore protein FliP (The bacterial flagellar biogenesis protein FliP forms a type III secretion system (T3SS)-type pore required for flagellar assembly.), with protein MLLLAIEIPALDIFSDDPANLTSTVQLLLLLTVLSLAPAILILMTSFTRIVIVLSFVRNGLATQQMPPNQVIIGLALFLTFFVMAPTFAELNETALQPLFEGEMSQEEAFDEAVVPMKEFMAQHTRERDLALFMGYAGQERPETLEDIPMTSLVPAFVISELKTAFQIGFMIFVPFLVIDMVVASVLMSMGMMMLPPVMIALPFKVLLFVLVDGWHLVIRSLLYTF; from the coding sequence ATGCTGTTATTAGCGATCGAAATTCCGGCACTGGATATATTCAGTGACGATCCTGCAAATTTAACGTCTACGGTACAACTTTTGCTTCTTCTCACAGTATTATCTTTGGCTCCGGCTATTTTGATTTTGATGACCAGTTTCACCCGAATTGTGATTGTGCTATCCTTTGTCCGAAATGGATTGGCGACCCAGCAGATGCCACCCAATCAGGTCATTATCGGCTTGGCACTATTTTTGACATTTTTTGTAATGGCGCCTACCTTTGCGGAACTGAATGAAACAGCTCTTCAACCTTTATTTGAGGGTGAAATGTCACAGGAAGAGGCTTTTGACGAAGCTGTGGTACCAATGAAGGAATTTATGGCCCAACATACCCGGGAACGGGATTTAGCACTATTTATGGGTTATGCAGGACAAGAGCGACCGGAAACACTCGAAGATATTCCGATGACGTCACTTGTTCCCGCTTTTGTTATCAGCGAATTGAAAACAGCCTTTCAGATTGGGTTTATGATTTTTGTGCCCTTTCTTGTGATTGATATGGTGGTTGCAAGTGTACTGATGTCCATGGGAATGATGATGCTCCCACCAGTTATGATTGCATTGCCATTCAAAGTACTGTTGTTTGTTCTGGTTGACGGATGGCATCTTGTCATACGCTCATTACTTTATACCTTTTAG
- the fliR gene encoding flagellar biosynthetic protein FliR, with amino-acid sequence MEIEVVEWIPAFLLVLVRVSAFMLTLPFFSYQTIPQRFKIGFAGFLAWIMIFNGDWPVIELNYTFILLVIKEALVGLTVGLIALLLLYAIQVAGGLIDLKLGFLIANVVDPQTGTQAPLIGTYLYTFALLFLLATNAHHLLLDGVYYSYEFIPLDQAFLPFGNEDYAEFIGITMNTMFIIAFQMSMPIMGSIFLVDVALGFIARTVPQVNVFVVGFPLKIFLGFIFMLVTMPVFFVLVNNLIETIMVTMRTLMQLYGGV; translated from the coding sequence ATGGAAATAGAGGTAGTGGAATGGATTCCGGCATTTCTTCTTGTACTGGTGAGAGTTTCGGCATTTATGCTGACGTTACCTTTCTTCTCTTATCAGACGATTCCACAGCGGTTTAAAATCGGTTTCGCCGGTTTTTTGGCGTGGATTATGATTTTTAATGGTGATTGGCCAGTCATCGAATTGAATTATACATTTATATTGCTGGTCATTAAAGAAGCGTTGGTTGGATTAACAGTTGGGTTAATCGCTTTACTGCTACTTTATGCCATACAAGTAGCGGGTGGCTTGATCGATTTGAAACTCGGTTTTTTGATTGCCAATGTAGTCGATCCGCAAACCGGGACACAGGCACCTTTGATCGGGACATATTTATATACTTTTGCACTGCTCTTTCTCCTTGCGACAAATGCACACCATTTGTTGCTTGACGGTGTCTATTACAGTTATGAATTTATCCCTTTGGATCAAGCATTTTTGCCGTTTGGAAATGAGGATTATGCAGAATTTATAGGTATAACAATGAATACGATGTTTATCATCGCTTTTCAAATGTCTATGCCGATCATGGGATCCATATTTTTGGTTGACGTTGCTCTTGGGTTTATTGCCCGAACGGTTCCGCAAGTCAATGTGTTCGTTGTCGGTTTCCCTTTGAAAATCTTTTTGGGATTTATCTTTATGCTGGTTACCATGCCTGTCTTTTTCGTGCTTGTGAACAATCTGATTGAAACGATCATGGTGACAATGCGAACACTGATGCAGTTGTATGGAGGCGTCTGA
- the fliY gene encoding flagellar motor switch phosphatase FliY — protein MMNDNDDMLSQDEINALLSGMDDDDNDANSENEEKSTANVEPGNYLSDIEIDALGEIGNISFGSSATALSTLLNQKVDITTPKVSVVRKDDLEKEFPKPHVAVSVTYTAGFEGLNLLVIKTKDASIIADLMMGNDGTNAPGEMGEMELSAVQEAMNQMMGSASTSMSTIFNKKVDISPPDIDMMDLTENPDAIEIPGDDVLVQISFNLRVGNLIDSRIMQLLTVSFAKDMVDQLMNPSGSEQVQDKPNSNQAEPEQKESLSAEWNEEQDSQQQRPEPEPQPEMQKQPSQQPLNREPAQPQQISQRQQPPGREANVQPAAFSSFETPSLNENEQRNLDLLMDIPLEVTVELGRTKRSIKEILELGQGSIVELDKLAGEPVDILVNQRLIAKGEVVVIDENFGVRVTDIVSQAERLKQLK, from the coding sequence ATGATGAACGATAACGATGATATGCTTTCGCAAGACGAAATCAATGCGTTATTAAGCGGCATGGATGATGACGATAATGATGCGAATTCTGAAAATGAAGAAAAAAGCACTGCTAACGTTGAACCGGGAAATTATCTTTCAGACATTGAGATCGATGCACTCGGAGAGATTGGAAATATCTCCTTTGGCAGCTCAGCTACGGCATTATCGACATTATTAAATCAAAAAGTGGATATCACCACGCCTAAGGTTTCTGTTGTCCGAAAAGATGATTTGGAAAAAGAATTTCCAAAACCCCATGTCGCAGTTTCTGTTACATACACAGCTGGTTTTGAAGGCTTGAACTTGCTGGTAATCAAAACGAAAGACGCTTCGATCATTGCTGACTTGATGATGGGCAACGATGGAACGAACGCCCCCGGCGAAATGGGTGAAATGGAACTGAGTGCTGTGCAAGAAGCCATGAATCAAATGATGGGTTCTGCGTCCACGTCTATGTCCACCATCTTTAATAAAAAGGTCGATATTTCACCACCTGATATTGATATGATGGATTTGACTGAAAATCCAGATGCAATTGAAATACCGGGTGATGATGTATTGGTTCAGATCTCATTTAATCTCCGTGTCGGGAACCTGATCGATTCACGTATTATGCAATTACTGACAGTCAGTTTTGCCAAAGATATGGTTGATCAGCTTATGAATCCTTCAGGTAGTGAACAAGTTCAGGATAAGCCTAATAGTAATCAAGCAGAACCGGAGCAAAAAGAATCATTGTCAGCTGAATGGAATGAGGAGCAGGACTCTCAACAACAAAGGCCTGAGCCAGAACCTCAACCAGAAATGCAAAAACAACCGTCACAGCAACCACTGAATCGCGAGCCGGCTCAGCCTCAACAGATCAGTCAACGGCAACAGCCGCCTGGCCGGGAGGCGAATGTACAACCTGCTGCATTTTCATCTTTTGAAACACCATCACTGAATGAAAATGAACAACGAAATCTTGACCTTCTGATGGATATTCCTTTGGAGGTGACTGTTGAACTCGGTCGTACAAAGCGTTCGATCAAAGAAATTCTCGAACTCGGTCAAGGCTCCATTGTCGAATTGGATAAATTAGCCGGCGAACCGGTTGATATCCTGGTAAACCAACGGCTCATTGCCAAAGGGGAAGTTGTTGTGATTGATGAGAATTTTGGTGTCCGTGTTACAGACATTGTCAGTCAAGCTGAACGATTGAAACAATTAAAATAA
- a CDS encoding flagellar biosynthetic protein FliO, whose amino-acid sequence MKWIKVFSLLLLMMLIASPAIQANENNFGEEDRSVIDGLNPDQKEVEEEPTNGSEEDVIDPPEDEGPPDISEDSEDEAPLAGYEDQNLFLMLLQLLLALGFVLFLIYMLLKFMNNRSRSFQGNRTIQTVGGTGVGQNRSVQIVRVGDRILVVGVGETVQLLQEITDPEEVERLSKPTEGGEFYEQPLSKFSAFLKRDQSDHGPSRQEDAFRSLLNREMDDVKQSQNKIHSAMKEKK is encoded by the coding sequence GTGAAATGGATAAAAGTATTTAGCCTGCTGTTGTTGATGATGTTGATCGCATCTCCTGCAATACAGGCAAATGAGAATAATTTTGGGGAAGAAGACCGCAGTGTTATTGATGGTCTTAATCCGGATCAAAAAGAAGTTGAAGAAGAGCCTACAAATGGAAGCGAAGAAGATGTGATCGATCCTCCTGAAGATGAAGGCCCGCCTGATATCTCCGAAGACAGTGAGGATGAAGCACCGCTGGCAGGTTATGAAGATCAGAATCTCTTTTTGATGTTGCTGCAGTTACTTCTTGCTCTTGGCTTCGTCTTATTTTTGATCTATATGCTCTTGAAATTTATGAATAACAGAAGTCGTTCATTCCAAGGAAACCGGACGATTCAGACGGTAGGAGGAACCGGAGTAGGTCAAAATCGCTCTGTTCAGATTGTGCGGGTCGGAGATCGCATTTTGGTTGTGGGTGTCGGGGAGACTGTCCAGCTTCTTCAGGAGATCACGGACCCCGAAGAAGTAGAACGGCTGTCGAAGCCGACAGAAGGTGGAGAATTCTACGAACAGCCCTTGTCAAAGTTCTCTGCTTTTTTGAAAAGGGATCAATCAGATCATGGACCATCCCGTCAAGAAGATGCTTTCCGATCACTCCTCAATCGGGAAATGGATGATGTGAAACAATCTCAAAATAAGATCCACTCTGCAATGAAGGAGAAAAAGTAA
- a CDS encoding TIGR02530 family flagellar biosynthesis protein: MVKSNFFPNQIQPAVKPAQPQKSTSQAEQNLKGPGFSELLQDKLTDSTSLKISKHAEKRLFDRGIELTPETWQAIESRIGEAKQKGVRDSLVLTKEAALVVNASNETVITAMNREEAASQIFTNINGAIVLGDDE, from the coding sequence ATGGTGAAATCAAATTTCTTTCCCAATCAGATTCAGCCAGCAGTTAAACCTGCTCAACCACAGAAATCAACTTCTCAAGCTGAACAAAATCTGAAAGGTCCAGGATTCAGTGAACTGCTTCAGGATAAACTGACAGATTCCACGAGTCTGAAAATCAGTAAGCATGCGGAAAAGCGGTTGTTTGACCGGGGCATCGAGTTAACGCCGGAAACCTGGCAAGCCATTGAGTCCCGTATTGGCGAAGCGAAGCAAAAAGGTGTAAGAGATTCACTGGTTCTCACGAAAGAAGCAGCACTGGTTGTCAATGCTTCGAATGAAACGGTGATCACAGCAATGAACCGTGAGGAAGCAGCGAGTCAGATTTTCACGAATATCAACGGGGCGATTGTGCTCGGGGATGACGAGTAA
- a CDS encoding magnesium transporter MgtE N-terminal domain-containing protein codes for MSKQNQKKSEGKLQVFFMVVLIPAVFAIILAAVVLYYLGFNIGDQVRSAASALPFVENEEVTGGEEELSTEAYIAQLERENETLIRDKENLERQTESQEEKIEELEEELLVMQSDDMSDEGVEVDTETSSADLNDIVRTLQEMTASRAADIMEELPEEQAVTYLQLMNNRARADILSRMEAETAAVLLSQISE; via the coding sequence ATGAGTAAACAAAATCAAAAAAAATCAGAGGGTAAACTTCAAGTCTTTTTTATGGTGGTATTAATACCAGCTGTTTTTGCCATTATTCTTGCTGCTGTTGTCTTGTATTATCTTGGTTTTAATATCGGGGATCAGGTAAGGAGTGCGGCATCTGCGCTGCCTTTTGTTGAAAATGAGGAAGTTACAGGAGGAGAAGAAGAATTGAGCACTGAAGCGTACATTGCTCAACTTGAAAGGGAAAATGAGACATTGATCCGTGATAAAGAAAACCTTGAACGTCAGACAGAATCACAGGAAGAAAAGATTGAAGAACTTGAAGAAGAACTGCTGGTTATGCAAAGTGATGACATGTCTGATGAAGGTGTGGAAGTCGACACGGAGACGTCTTCAGCCGACTTAAATGATATTGTCAGAACGCTTCAGGAAATGACGGCTTCTCGTGCTGCAGATATCATGGAAGAACTTCCTGAAGAGCAGGCTGTGACCTATTTACAACTGATGAATAATCGCGCCCGCGCAGACATCCTTTCAAGAATGGAAGCCGAAACTGCTGCAGTTCTACTCAGTCAGATCTCCGAATGA
- a CDS encoding flagellar FlbD family protein → MIILTRLNDEKFTLNALYIEQIQSFPDTTITLTTGKKIVVKEKEHDVSEMIEHFYKRIGLTPLIRRPDQTGSGEKEG, encoded by the coding sequence ATGATCATACTAACGCGACTGAATGACGAGAAGTTTACTCTCAATGCATTATACATCGAGCAAATTCAATCATTTCCGGATACGACGATCACCTTGACAACGGGTAAAAAAATTGTTGTCAAGGAAAAAGAACACGATGTTTCAGAGATGATTGAACATTTTTATAAGCGGATCGGTCTTACTCCTCTGATTCGCCGTCCAGATCAGACTGGCAGTGGGGAAAAGGAGGGATAG
- a CDS encoding flagellar hook-length control protein FliK, whose amino-acid sequence MMNMNAMATMLNAKPQVSSPSNQAVDKPKAGGSDFMASLKQAMTSGDQDAIKSALAKLETVNPEKIDLSELKHLMGELMELFTELLELLPEDFSEVDETFISSFLDEWEGVLPDEWLSDLNDLTAMTIPFADLLTFSAEGESKSDDEPDPIQLLLMMAFLDQESMEDVSSMSAEVAGYFNHAEGLLASLTQLMLPDVKPDQQINVNQMKQKWALMFERMAKTPEPVAQQNSQQSRFQEFAFLKELYTRTSSNSNSTQQGPSLLLDTNNAQLARFQMMMGSSLTQQAQPERANQDAFIKQFQNMLSRGSFQQLSNGIQQMTIKLHPQSLGRLDIQVQMVNGSLVARMVTSSHAARELLDGQLQSLRTAFQSQNIQVDRLEVTQQQTNSLFKEPEKEKENQEQMKQDQDFEEDQDDEEVLDFSALLEVSIDEEV is encoded by the coding sequence ATGATGAATATGAATGCAATGGCGACAATGCTGAATGCAAAACCTCAAGTAAGCTCACCATCAAATCAAGCCGTTGACAAACCGAAGGCGGGGGGTTCGGATTTTATGGCCTCTTTAAAGCAGGCGATGACTTCAGGGGATCAAGACGCCATCAAGAGTGCGCTTGCCAAGCTTGAGACGGTGAATCCTGAAAAAATTGATCTTTCAGAATTAAAGCATTTAATGGGAGAGTTAATGGAATTGTTCACCGAGCTGCTTGAATTACTACCGGAGGACTTCTCGGAAGTGGATGAGACATTCATCTCAAGTTTCCTGGATGAATGGGAAGGGGTGCTGCCGGATGAATGGTTAAGCGATTTGAATGATCTGACTGCTATGACGATTCCCTTTGCCGATCTTTTAACATTCTCTGCTGAGGGAGAATCAAAAAGCGATGATGAACCCGATCCAATTCAATTGTTACTGATGATGGCTTTTCTTGATCAGGAATCAATGGAAGACGTGAGTAGCATGAGTGCTGAAGTTGCAGGTTACTTTAATCATGCAGAAGGACTTCTAGCTTCACTGACACAGCTGATGCTGCCGGATGTGAAACCTGACCAGCAGATAAATGTCAATCAGATGAAACAGAAATGGGCATTGATGTTCGAGCGAATGGCCAAGACACCTGAACCGGTCGCGCAGCAAAATTCACAGCAATCACGTTTTCAGGAGTTTGCATTTTTGAAGGAATTGTATACGAGAACCAGCAGTAACAGCAATTCAACTCAGCAAGGACCGAGTTTGTTACTCGATACGAATAACGCTCAACTTGCAAGGTTTCAAATGATGATGGGTTCTTCTCTCACGCAACAGGCACAGCCTGAACGTGCCAATCAGGATGCTTTTATCAAACAGTTCCAGAACATGCTGTCCAGGGGAAGCTTTCAACAGCTGTCTAACGGGATTCAACAGATGACCATTAAACTTCATCCGCAATCACTTGGAAGATTGGATATTCAGGTACAAATGGTGAACGGATCGTTAGTGGCCCGTATGGTGACTTCCTCGCATGCAGCACGAGAATTATTGGATGGTCAGCTTCAGTCGTTACGAACAGCCTTCCAATCTCAGAATATCCAGGTAGATCGTTTGGAAGTCACACAGCAACAGACTAATTCCCTGTTTAAGGAACCTGAAAAAGAGAAGGAAAATCAGGAACAGATGAAACAGGATCAGGATTTTGAAGAAGATCAGGACGATGAAGAAGTTCTCGATTTCTCCGCACTTCTGGAAGTCAGTATTGATGAAGAGGTCTAA
- the fliJ gene encoding flagellar export protein FliJ: MEYKDREKNDAQKQHSEAVEQFESVATQLYEVLKQKEELIESQALKLQQGLPIAQIQQNEEILAHLQKEINALQWQTQRARKIMSDKEKLSITKSVDHKKYEKMKEIQYNQYVEDEKREELKFLDEISVQQFVRR, from the coding sequence ATGGAATACAAGGACAGGGAAAAAAATGATGCTCAAAAACAACACTCCGAAGCCGTTGAACAGTTTGAATCTGTTGCAACTCAATTATACGAGGTACTGAAACAAAAAGAAGAACTGATTGAAAGTCAGGCATTAAAACTACAACAGGGATTGCCAATTGCTCAAATTCAGCAAAATGAAGAAATACTTGCTCATTTGCAAAAAGAAATTAATGCGCTTCAATGGCAAACCCAACGTGCGAGAAAAATAATGAGTGATAAGGAAAAACTGTCGATTACAAAATCAGTCGATCATAAGAAATACGAGAAGATGAAAGAGATTCAATATAATCAGTATGTTGAGGATGAGAAACGCGAGGAATTGAAATTTCTCGATGAAATATCTGTCCAACAATTTGTCAGGCGATGA
- a CDS encoding flagellar hook protein FlgE: protein MIRSLYSGIGGMNNFQTKLDVIGNNISNVNTFGFKKGRVTFNDLVSQQLAGASSPQEGERGGTNPRQVGLGGSTASIDNIQTQGSLQNTGRDLDMAISGDGFFQVGDGEQDYYTRAGNFYLDENGMLVNSEGLRVQGFGVDGDGAVDEAAGVGDLFIPAGEQVNPESTTDVNLRGNLNSGTDDGDNRSVRFFATDPLGGEQELRLQLTKDAENEWSHQTQFLDGNGDWADIGSTASADINFDTDDGSSLGRLPEGFTISIDDPGGLGDQWGDAAPIALNMGSVTQFNSPSTVEVSSRNGSSDGTLESYTVSETGEINGVFSNGEVRLLGQIALVNFNNPSGLSKAGSNLYEVSNNSGEPQVGFPGVGGRGNLTGSTLEMSNVDLAEEFAEMIVSQRGFQANTRMITTSDEILQELINLKR, encoded by the coding sequence ATGATTCGTTCATTATATTCAGGTATTGGCGGTATGAACAATTTCCAAACGAAACTTGATGTCATCGGTAACAATATCTCAAACGTCAACACATTCGGCTTCAAAAAAGGCCGGGTTACATTTAATGACCTCGTGAGCCAGCAGCTCGCAGGCGCATCTTCACCTCAGGAAGGAGAACGCGGAGGTACCAACCCAAGGCAGGTTGGTCTGGGTGGATCTACAGCATCAATCGACAATATCCAGACACAAGGCTCTTTGCAAAACACAGGACGAGACTTGGACATGGCAATTTCCGGAGATGGGTTCTTCCAGGTCGGTGACGGTGAGCAGGATTACTACACCCGGGCAGGTAACTTTTATCTCGATGAGAACGGTATGCTGGTAAATTCAGAGGGGCTTCGCGTTCAAGGTTTTGGCGTTGATGGAGATGGGGCTGTGGATGAGGCTGCCGGAGTGGGAGACTTATTTATACCAGCAGGAGAGCAGGTCAACCCTGAGTCCACAACTGACGTGAATTTGAGAGGGAACCTGAATTCCGGTACAGATGATGGTGACAATCGAAGTGTTCGCTTTTTTGCTACTGATCCCCTTGGCGGAGAACAGGAGTTAAGGCTTCAATTAACTAAGGATGCAGAAAATGAATGGTCGCATCAAACACAGTTCTTAGACGGGAATGGTGACTGGGCAGATATTGGTTCAACAGCATCAGCTGATATCAATTTTGATACAGATGATGGCTCATCCTTAGGACGATTGCCTGAAGGTTTTACTATATCTATTGATGACCCAGGCGGATTAGGGGATCAGTGGGGAGATGCTGCACCCATCGCATTGAACATGGGGAGCGTTACCCAGTTCAACTCTCCTTCAACTGTAGAAGTATCTTCGAGAAATGGATCATCAGATGGAACACTTGAAAGTTACACCGTCTCTGAAACCGGCGAAATCAATGGTGTATTTTCAAATGGTGAAGTTCGACTGTTGGGTCAAATTGCTTTGGTGAACTTTAATAATCCTTCAGGTCTTTCGAAGGCTGGTTCGAATCTGTACGAGGTATCGAATAACTCCGGCGAACCTCAAGTGGGCTTCCCCGGAGTCGGGGGACGGGGAAATCTGACAGGTTCAACGCTGGAGATGTCCAACGTTGACCTGGCTGAAGAATTCGCTGAAATGATTGTTTCCCAGCGTGGATTTCAAGCGAACACACGGATGATCACCACATCAGATGAAATTCTTCAGGAACTGATTAATTTGAAACGTTAA
- the fliL gene encoding flagellar basal body-associated protein FliL, giving the protein MFKNRLVNIMLIVLVGMTLVGVMALVLYTQFFEAADPDAEPTIDEVIELSIETEEITTNLLSNHVIRSQFVIQTDNRHARSELEKRNFQVENIIIRELSDMRESDFQGSDGIRNLEEQIRYEINQIMQDGHVVEVYMSTRVVQ; this is encoded by the coding sequence ATGTTCAAAAACCGTTTAGTCAATATCATGCTGATTGTTCTTGTAGGAATGACATTAGTTGGTGTCATGGCTCTTGTCCTTTATACTCAATTTTTTGAGGCTGCGGATCCTGATGCTGAACCTACCATTGATGAAGTCATTGAACTGTCGATCGAAACAGAGGAAATCACAACGAATTTATTATCAAATCATGTCATTCGGTCACAGTTTGTGATCCAGACGGATAATCGGCATGCACGAAGTGAATTGGAGAAACGCAATTTCCAGGTTGAAAATATCATTATCCGTGAGCTCTCAGATATGCGGGAGTCCGATTTTCAAGGGTCTGACGGAATTCGAAACCTCGAGGAACAAATCCGGTATGAGATCAATCAAATTATGCAAGATGGTCATGTTGTAGAAGTTTATATGAGTACACGCGTTGTTCAATAA
- a CDS encoding response regulator has product MATTVLIVDDAAFMRMMIKDILSKNGFDVVGEAGDGQQAVDMYKEKSPDLVTMDITMPEMDGITSLKEIKTHDPNAKVIMCSAMGQQAMVIDAIQAGAKDFIVKPFQADRVLEAISKTLA; this is encoded by the coding sequence ATGGCGACAACAGTATTGATTGTAGATGATGCAGCATTTATGCGCATGATGATTAAAGATATTTTATCGAAAAACGGCTTTGATGTAGTAGGTGAAGCCGGGGATGGTCAACAGGCAGTGGATATGTATAAAGAAAAATCTCCAGATCTGGTAACCATGGATATAACAATGCCTGAGATGGATGGAATCACATCTTTAAAGGAGATCAAGACGCACGACCCGAATGCTAAAGTAATTATGTGTTCGGCAATGGGGCAACAGGCGATGGTCATCGATGCGATTCAAGCAGGAGCAAAGGACTTTATCGTGAAGCCTTTTCAGGCGGATCGGGTATTAGAGGCGATCAGTAAAACATTGGCATGA
- the fliM gene encoding flagellar motor switch protein FliM: protein MADVLSQGEIDALLSALSTGEMDADELKKEETQKKVKTYDFKRALRFSKDQIRSLTRIHENFARLLTTQLSAQLRTFVQISVASVDQLPYDEFIRSVPKQTILNVFEPYPLDGRFVLEVNPNIAYAMLDRLLGGQGESYNKVENLTEIESKIMTQLFQRTLETFREAWLSVEEIDPMMDDLEVNPQFLQLVSPNETVVVISFSTTIGESSGMMNICLPHVVIESLLPKLSVHLWMQTKKKERQPGEIEALELNIKRAPLDVAVELGHSNITIEEFVHLSVGDTIELNQSIDDLLRMSVGGSPKYKVQPGKVKDNLAVQIVEDIEEEELLYDER, encoded by the coding sequence ATGGCTGATGTTCTGTCCCAAGGTGAGATCGATGCACTGTTGTCTGCACTCTCAACTGGCGAAATGGACGCAGATGAACTGAAAAAAGAAGAAACACAAAAAAAGGTTAAAACCTATGATTTTAAACGCGCGCTGCGTTTTTCAAAAGACCAGATCCGAAGTTTGACCCGAATTCATGAAAACTTCGCACGGCTTTTAACCACGCAGTTATCGGCACAGTTGAGAACGTTTGTACAAATCAGTGTGGCGTCGGTGGATCAGTTACCATATGATGAATTCATCAGATCAGTTCCCAAACAGACGATATTGAATGTCTTTGAACCATATCCGCTCGATGGTCGTTTTGTACTCGAAGTAAACCCCAACATTGCCTATGCGATGCTTGACCGTCTCTTGGGTGGTCAAGGGGAATCGTACAATAAAGTAGAGAATCTCACCGAAATTGAGTCAAAGATTATGACACAGCTATTTCAAAGGACGCTTGAAACATTTCGGGAAGCGTGGCTATCGGTGGAAGAAATTGATCCAATGATGGATGATCTCGAAGTAAATCCACAGTTTCTTCAACTGGTTTCTCCAAATGAGACCGTTGTTGTGATTTCATTTTCAACAACGATAGGTGAATCCTCAGGGATGATGAATATTTGTTTACCTCATGTTGTGATCGAATCATTGTTACCGAAATTATCGGTGCATTTGTGGATGCAAACAAAGAAAAAAGAACGTCAACCAGGAGAAATTGAGGCATTGGAGCTTAATATTAAGCGCGCACCTCTGGATGTAGCTGTTGAGCTCGGTCACAGTAACATTACGATCGAAGAATTTGTTCATTTGAGTGTTGGTGATACCATCGAGCTCAATCAATCCATTGATGATTTGTTACGGATGAGCGTTGGAGGCTCACCGAAATACAAAGTACAGCCTGGAAAAGTGAAAGACAACCTGGCAGTACAGATTGTTGAAGATATTGAAGAGGAGGAACTGCTCTATGATGAACGATAA
- the fliQ gene encoding flagellar biosynthesis protein FliQ has protein sequence MSPEMVIGWAEQGVFTTLLIAGPLLITALAIGLAVSIFQATTQIQEQTLAFIPKIAGVLLALVIFGPWMLQLLTSFAHDIFSDFTRFIG, from the coding sequence ATGAGTCCGGAAATGGTTATCGGATGGGCAGAACAAGGCGTATTCACCACCTTGTTGATTGCTGGTCCATTATTGATTACGGCTCTTGCCATAGGCCTTGCCGTCAGTATATTTCAGGCAACGACGCAAATACAGGAACAGACTTTGGCGTTTATTCCGAAGATTGCAGGGGTGCTTCTCGCACTTGTGATTTTTGGACCTTGGATGCTGCAGCTTCTGACATCATTTGCGCATGATATATTCAGCGATTTCACGAGATTCATAGGGTAG